The Coffea arabica cultivar ET-39 chromosome 8e, Coffea Arabica ET-39 HiFi, whole genome shotgun sequence genome window below encodes:
- the LOC140012739 gene encoding uncharacterized protein: MVVVIFAGYSEPMKRVISSNEGLCRRVTKFFLFNDFSSEDLAKILHLKMTNQVESSWLYGFKLHPSCSRETTEKQRQEMNGGLVDPMLVNARENLDLRLSFDCIDTDELLTLRLEDLEAGLVLLSQ; encoded by the coding sequence ATGGTTGTTGTAATCTTTGCTGGCTACAGTGAACCAATGAAGCGTGTGATTTCTTCAAATGAAGGCCTCTGCAGAAGGGTAacaaagttttttctttttaacgaCTTCAGTTCTGAGGATCTTGCCAAGATTCTTCATCTTAAAATGACTAATCAAGTTGAGAGTAGCTGGTTGTATGGATTTAAGTTGCACCCGTCGTGTAGCAGAGAAACGACGGAAAAGCAGCGCCAGGAAATGAATGGAGGTCTAGTAGATCCGATGCTAGTCAATGCAAGAGAAAATTTGGATTTGAGGCTCAGTTTTGACTGCATAGATACAGATGAATTACTTACTCTTAGGTTGGAGGATTTAGAAGCTGGTCTTGTGTTGCTATCTCAATGA
- the LOC113704713 gene encoding flavonol 3-sulfotransferase-like — translation MEETPVFAPSSSTKATVLRSTIFFQRNFKAKDRDVILASMPKSGTTCLKSLSFSIINRKKNSILKGPRLTTNPHELVRFLESAKALPIDEAFELFCKGICPLGPFWDHAEGYWNASLNDVQKVLFLKYEDLKIDATSHVKKLAEFLGFPFSPEEDENGVVEEIVRLCSLENLRNLEGNKNGGVNTPATKFKASSFFRKGKVGDWTNFVIHSMAERYKKIMEEKLGNVAYHLNCSNG, via the exons ATGGAAGAAACGCCAGTATTCGCTCCTTCATCCTCAACCAAAG CAACAGTTCTTAGATCCACAATCTTCTTTCAAAGAAACTTCAAAGCCAAGGATCGCGACGTTATCTTAGCTTCCATGCCTAAATCAGGCACCACTTGCCTAAAATCACTAAGCTTTAGCATCATCAACCGCAAGAAGAACTCAATACTAAAGGGCCCTCGCCTCACCACCAATCCTCATGAGCTTGTACGTTTTCTGGA ATCAGCAAAAGCACTTCCCATTGATGAAGCttttgaattattttgcaaaGGCATATGCCCGTTGGGACCCTTTTGGGATCATGCTGAGGGGTACTGGAATGCAAGCTTAAATGATGTTCAAAAGGTGTTGTTTCTCAAGTACGAGGATCTCAAAATAGATGCAACTTCTCACGTGAAGAAGCTAGCAGAGTTTTTGGGATTTCCTTTTTCTCCAGAGGAAGATGAAAATGGTGTAGTTGAGGAAATTGTTAGGCTTTGTAGCTTAGAGAATCTCAGGAATTTGGAGGGGAACAAGAACGGTGGTGTTAATACTCCAGCTACTAAGTTTAAGGCTAGTTCCTTTTTTAGAAAGGGAAAAGTAGGAGATTGGACAAATTTTGTTATTCATTCCATGGCAGAACGTTACAAGAAAATCATGGAAGAAAAATTGGGAAATGTGGCTTATCATTTGAACTGTTCTAATGGTTGa